The Actinomyces wuliandei genome contains the following window.
GGACTTCCACACGGCGCGCTCCCTCGACGGGAAGGACTCGATGCCTTTGTCTGACAGGTACTACCTGGCCGACGCCGTCTTCCTGGCGGGGATCGAGGGTGAGGCCGACCTGCTGGAGGGCATGGAGGAGGCACTGCGCCACCCTCGCTTCCCCCTCTACCTGGGGCGCCGCTCCTGCGTGCCCAGCCAGCCGGTGGCTATGGGGCTGCGCGAGGGGAGCCTCCTGGAAGCCCTGCGGCAGGAGGCCTGGCAGGCCTCACAGTGGTACCGTCGCCGCAGGGGCTGGCTGGAGGCGGAGATACTCATTGACGCTGAGGCCACGCCGGAGGAGGAGCGTTCCGGTGATCTTCGGGGCAGCCGGGATGTTCCACTCTCCTTTGACCCCAGGCGACGGGAGTACAGTTTTCGGGAGGTCGAGCGCCACCATGTGGTGCTCGGGGAGCCTCGCGGTGACACGCGCGACCCTCTGGGCGCCGCTCAGGAGGGACGGCAACGTGACCCTCACGACCCCATGCTCGAGCTGGAGGAGGCGCAGACGTG
Protein-coding sequences here:
- the cas5e gene encoding type I-E CRISPR-associated protein Cas5/CasD codes for the protein MGVLLLRLAGPMQAWGVRSRFTVRETELAPTKSGILGILAAAAGRRRTDPVEDLLTLRFGVRKDQPGRVIRDFHTARSLDGKDSMPLSDRYYLADAVFLAGIEGEADLLEGMEEALRHPRFPLYLGRRSCVPSQPVAMGLREGSLLEALRQEAWQASQWYRRRRGWLEAEILIDAEATPEEERSGDLRGSRDVPLSFDPRRREYSFREVERHHVVLGEPRGDTRDPLGAAQEGRQRDPHDPMLELEEAQTCS